Proteins encoded in a region of the Marinococcus sp. PL1-022 genome:
- a CDS encoding C40 family peptidase, protein MKKNWVWVSVAAAMVIAGGAGYWADRHVLITNVDGNDKAWYIEGGKAEEELYLLPETAASLYGAELEQEGPAVRLSVNGASWEGELAQSPAWFNWRGEAYIPAKEAAEELAFEEEETGNRYTAQLWSPAQERIARVIEKGEEFTGVPYKWGASETTTEYFDCSSFTQRMYAEENVDLPRVSEEQAQEGRDVAEEDWKRGDLIFFDTNGDGSINHVSMYISDETLFHATESDGVGYTDFSDYWRDSVVETKRFIV, encoded by the coding sequence ATGAAGAAAAACTGGGTGTGGGTAAGTGTTGCTGCTGCAATGGTTATAGCAGGCGGTGCGGGCTATTGGGCAGACCGGCACGTTTTAATCACAAATGTCGATGGCAATGACAAAGCCTGGTATATCGAGGGCGGCAAAGCGGAGGAAGAGCTCTACCTTCTTCCGGAAACGGCAGCATCTTTATATGGAGCGGAATTAGAGCAAGAGGGTCCGGCCGTGCGTTTATCGGTGAATGGCGCTTCGTGGGAGGGAGAGCTTGCACAGAGTCCGGCGTGGTTTAACTGGAGGGGAGAAGCTTATATCCCTGCAAAAGAAGCTGCCGAAGAGCTTGCATTCGAAGAAGAAGAAACTGGGAACCGCTATACAGCCCAATTGTGGAGCCCGGCCCAGGAAAGAATCGCCAGAGTGATCGAAAAAGGCGAAGAGTTTACAGGTGTTCCGTACAAATGGGGAGCGTCTGAAACTACGACCGAGTATTTCGACTGCTCCTCCTTTACCCAGCGCATGTACGCTGAAGAAAATGTTGATCTTCCCAGGGTGTCGGAGGAACAGGCGCAGGAAGGCCGCGATGTTGCTGAAGAAGACTGGAAGCGGGGAGACCTGATTTTCTTCGATACGAATGGAGACGGCAGTATTAATCATGTGAGCATGTATATTTCTGATGAAACGCTGTTTCACGCCACAGAATCCGACGGTGTCGGCTATACTGATTTTTCGGATTACTGGAGGGACTCTGTAGTGGAAACAAAACGATTCATTGTTTAA
- a CDS encoding DUF3942 family protein, protein MSFENTFATKTRKYLNIDAQPEQQLIESTAREIMYYFMDLEEEFKNINDRKFHIEAGFHESYIKINKRKLTFELKHIPSHRITIIQKVNGSKAHIDHIIAKDDEARSEADETPFSRDLIRRYLIQTFGDSLDLSNIY, encoded by the coding sequence ATGAGCTTTGAAAATACATTCGCCACTAAAACACGTAAATATTTAAATATTGATGCTCAGCCCGAGCAGCAGCTGATCGAATCTACGGCGAGGGAAATCATGTATTATTTCATGGATCTTGAAGAGGAATTTAAAAATATAAACGACCGCAAGTTTCATATTGAAGCGGGCTTTCATGAAAGCTATATTAAAATCAACAAGCGAAAGCTCACTTTTGAGCTGAAGCATATTCCTTCCCACCGTATCACTATTATTCAAAAGGTGAATGGCAGTAAAGCCCATATAGACCATATTATCGCCAAAGACGATGAAGCCCGCAGTGAAGCAGATGAAACCCCCTTCAGCCGTGATTTAATCCGCCGGTATCTGATCCAGACATTCGGGGATTCTCTCGACTTAAGTAATATTTACTGA
- a CDS encoding MalY/PatB family protein yields MDFNKVLNRKNTNSMKWDFAAERYGSSELWPMWVADMDFQAPQPVLDAMQEVLDHGIFGYHRRPESLKDATTEWIRTRHNWNVSNEQLVFTPGVVPAISHLIQTFTEKGEGVILQTPVYYPFYMLVDNNERTLYKNPLKETDEGFTIDVENLEEQMKAGAKMLLLCSPHNPIGRVWTEDELQQIAALAEKYNVLVVSDEIHADLILSGVHVPFSKAAEGYDVETITCMAPSKTFNLAALQLSYVVFEKKASQKAYEAHLQRNFVGIDNPFATVAAEAAYRHGTGWLEELLVHLRENVDYLKDQLESAIPESHVIKPEGTYLVWIDLRGLGMDKKELEEWLRKEAGVALSDGHIFGDEGAGFVRINVACPRTHIDEGVRRLKEAYERTIQTAGRKS; encoded by the coding sequence ATGGATTTTAACAAGGTATTAAACCGGAAAAATACGAACTCGATGAAATGGGACTTTGCCGCCGAACGCTACGGCTCTTCAGAACTATGGCCAATGTGGGTAGCGGATATGGATTTCCAGGCTCCGCAGCCTGTACTTGATGCGATGCAGGAGGTGCTTGATCACGGAATTTTCGGCTATCACCGGCGCCCGGAATCACTGAAGGACGCGACGACCGAATGGATTCGCACCCGCCACAACTGGAATGTAAGCAATGAGCAGCTCGTCTTTACCCCTGGTGTAGTGCCGGCGATCAGTCACCTGATTCAGACATTTACCGAAAAAGGTGAGGGCGTTATTCTGCAGACACCGGTCTACTATCCGTTCTATATGCTGGTGGATAATAATGAACGAACGCTTTATAAGAACCCGCTGAAGGAAACAGACGAAGGATTTACTATCGATGTGGAAAACCTTGAAGAACAGATGAAAGCCGGCGCGAAAATGCTTTTACTGTGCAGTCCCCATAACCCTATCGGCCGGGTGTGGACCGAGGATGAGCTGCAGCAGATCGCCGCTCTGGCAGAGAAATACAACGTGCTGGTAGTATCCGATGAAATCCACGCAGATCTTATTCTCTCCGGCGTGCATGTGCCGTTTTCGAAGGCAGCGGAGGGCTATGATGTGGAAACCATCACCTGCATGGCTCCAAGCAAAACCTTTAATCTTGCAGCCCTGCAGCTGTCCTACGTTGTTTTTGAGAAAAAAGCTTCGCAAAAAGCATACGAAGCTCATCTGCAGCGCAATTTCGTCGGAATCGACAACCCGTTTGCCACAGTCGCTGCTGAAGCCGCCTACCGGCACGGGACCGGGTGGCTGGAGGAACTGCTCGTTCATCTGCGGGAAAACGTTGATTACTTGAAGGATCAACTGGAGTCGGCAATCCCGGAATCACATGTTATTAAGCCGGAAGGGACGTATCTTGTCTGGATTGATCTCCGGGGTCTTGGCATGGACAAAAAAGAACTGGAGGAATGGCTGCGCAAAGAAGCAGGGGTAGCTCTGAGTGACGGGCATATCTTTGGAGATGAAGGTGCTGGTTTTGTACGTATTAACGTCGCCTGCCCCCGTACGCATATCGATGAAGGTGTGCGCCGCTTAAAAGAAGCATATGAACGCACTATCCAGACTGCCGGCCGTAAGTCATGA
- the panC gene encoding pantoate--beta-alanine ligase, whose amino-acid sequence MKVFTAIQDIRAHIDERKRQGEMIGFVPTMGALHEGHFSLIAQALKENDAVVVSIFVNPLQFGPNEDYEAYPRMLDADLEKAEARGVDIVFAPSAAEMYPEEMQTGVRVHEGTEVLCGKSRPGHFDGVATVVLKLLQIVQPTRVYFGQKDAQQAAVVTNMGRDFNLPTEIVTGPTIREPDGLALSSRNVNLTSGERREAVWLYEGLKQGALWIEEGTYRPREILEGAKHTVEANISGTLDYMDILTYPGLRPVKEWNERVIIAGAVQFSGARLIDNIILSPGQKGRA is encoded by the coding sequence ATGAAAGTATTCACTGCCATTCAGGACATTCGAGCGCATATCGATGAAAGAAAACGCCAGGGGGAAATGATTGGATTTGTGCCGACCATGGGAGCGCTGCACGAAGGGCATTTTTCATTAATAGCCCAGGCTTTGAAAGAAAACGACGCAGTAGTGGTGAGCATTTTTGTCAATCCTCTGCAGTTTGGCCCGAATGAAGATTACGAGGCGTATCCGCGTATGCTCGATGCAGATCTTGAAAAAGCTGAAGCCCGGGGCGTCGATATAGTGTTTGCCCCTTCAGCAGCAGAGATGTATCCCGAAGAGATGCAGACAGGAGTGCGTGTGCATGAAGGAACTGAAGTCCTCTGCGGCAAAAGCCGGCCGGGGCATTTTGACGGAGTGGCGACAGTGGTGCTGAAGCTTCTGCAGATTGTTCAGCCAACGCGGGTCTATTTTGGGCAGAAGGATGCTCAGCAGGCCGCTGTAGTAACGAATATGGGCCGTGATTTTAATCTTCCCACAGAAATTGTTACTGGCCCGACGATTCGGGAGCCTGATGGTCTGGCGCTGAGCTCCCGCAATGTGAATTTAACCAGCGGGGAGCGCCGGGAAGCCGTCTGGCTGTATGAAGGATTAAAGCAGGGAGCGTTATGGATAGAAGAGGGAACTTACAGACCCCGTGAAATTCTGGAGGGGGCAAAGCATACAGTGGAAGCTAACATCTCCGGTACGCTTGATTATATGGACATTTTAACGTACCCCGGTCTCAGGCCCGTAAAGGAATGGAATGAGCGGGTAATTATTGCAGGAGCTGTACAGTTTTCGGGAGCGAGACTCATTGATAATATCATTCTTTCTCCTGGCCAGAAAGGAAGGGCGTGA
- a CDS encoding dihydrofolate reductase family protein yields MKPVILFIAASLDGYIADAEGNIDWLLKAEGEDDNGYDEMYRRVDTVVMGRKTYEHVLVLTDSFPYSDKDCYVFSTSRMGNDGHVSFVRGSVSEWLQNKQQESGSGIWVVGGSDIIGTLLHEELIDEYIITLTPDLLGSGIPLFKQSPGPPKRLHLQEVKRWGELAQLHYKRIRDMPSQ; encoded by the coding sequence ATGAAGCCAGTAATTCTGTTTATCGCCGCCAGTCTCGATGGCTATATCGCTGATGCAGAAGGGAATATTGACTGGCTGCTGAAAGCCGAAGGCGAAGATGATAACGGCTACGATGAAATGTACCGGCGGGTGGATACGGTCGTAATGGGGAGAAAAACCTATGAACACGTGCTCGTCTTAACGGATTCCTTTCCGTACAGCGATAAAGACTGCTATGTTTTTTCCACCAGCCGCATGGGAAATGACGGCCACGTCTCCTTTGTACGGGGTTCCGTTTCAGAATGGCTTCAAAACAAACAGCAGGAGTCCGGAAGTGGCATCTGGGTTGTTGGAGGCTCAGATATTATCGGCACTCTGCTTCACGAGGAGCTGATCGATGAATACATTATTACCCTCACACCCGATCTTTTAGGAAGCGGCATTCCGTTGTTTAAGCAAAGCCCGGGCCCGCCAAAACGGCTTCATCTGCAGGAGGTGAAGCGTTGGGGAGAATTGGCCCAGCTTCACTATAAACGGATTAGGGACATGCCCAGTCAGTAG
- the panB gene encoding 3-methyl-2-oxobutanoate hydroxymethyltransferase — MKSTAVFKQMKGRQEPITMITAYDAPTGKAAEKAGMDMILVGDSAGMVVHGYDSTIPVTLDDMVMHARAVRRGAPGTFIVVDLPFLTYHSSIESTFTAVKRLMQEGGAQAVKLEGGDEVTTETIARITAAGVPVIGHLGLTPQSVGVLGGYKIQGKTKEAAQRLIKEARRLEQAGAFALVLECVPGELAARIAMHLSIPVIGIGAGVGTDGQVLVFHDAVGWGDSFVPSFAKQYTNVQAQIDEALESYVSDVKARAFPEDQHTFSMDASVLSDLGRGGSA; from the coding sequence ATGAAAAGCACGGCGGTATTTAAACAGATGAAAGGCCGGCAGGAGCCGATCACAATGATCACAGCGTATGACGCTCCGACGGGAAAGGCCGCAGAAAAAGCTGGAATGGATATGATACTTGTGGGTGATTCTGCGGGCATGGTCGTGCACGGCTACGATTCCACGATTCCGGTAACACTTGACGACATGGTGATGCATGCACGTGCGGTACGCCGGGGGGCTCCGGGCACATTTATCGTAGTGGATCTGCCCTTTTTAACCTATCATTCCTCTATAGAAAGCACGTTTACAGCAGTGAAGCGTCTGATGCAGGAAGGTGGTGCCCAGGCAGTTAAGCTTGAAGGGGGAGATGAAGTTACCACGGAGACCATCGCCCGCATAACGGCTGCCGGTGTACCGGTCATTGGACATCTTGGCCTTACTCCGCAGTCCGTCGGGGTGCTTGGAGGATATAAGATACAAGGGAAAACAAAAGAAGCAGCCCAGCGGTTGATAAAAGAAGCCCGAAGACTCGAACAGGCCGGTGCATTTGCGCTGGTGCTCGAATGTGTGCCTGGAGAGCTCGCTGCCCGTATTGCAATGCATCTTTCGATTCCGGTTATCGGTATAGGAGCCGGCGTCGGCACTGACGGCCAGGTGCTGGTTTTTCATGACGCTGTCGGATGGGGAGACAGCTTTGTTCCTTCCTTTGCCAAGCAGTACACTAACGTCCAGGCCCAGATTGATGAAGCCCTTGAGAGCTATGTAAGTGATGTGAAGGCGAGAGCATTTCCAGAGGACCAGCACACATTTTCCATGGATGCTTCTGTGCTGAGCGACCTTGGCAGAGGAGGTTCTGCATGA
- the panD gene encoding aspartate 1-decarboxylase, with the protein MYRTMMKSKLHRAVVTEADLNYVGSITIDRDLMEAVGLWENEKVQVVNNTNGARLETYVIEGPRGSGVICLNGAAARMAQPGDVVIIIAYALMENETAREFKPAVAVLDSHNQIKQMLSYEPASTTLD; encoded by the coding sequence ATGTACCGTACAATGATGAAATCAAAGCTTCACCGGGCCGTAGTTACAGAAGCAGATTTAAACTATGTTGGAAGCATTACCATTGACCGGGATCTGATGGAGGCGGTGGGCCTGTGGGAAAATGAGAAGGTGCAGGTAGTTAATAATACGAACGGGGCCCGTCTGGAAACGTACGTGATTGAAGGTCCCCGGGGAAGCGGAGTGATCTGCTTAAACGGTGCAGCCGCAAGGATGGCGCAGCCGGGAGATGTGGTAATCATTATTGCGTATGCGCTGATGGAAAATGAGACGGCCCGGGAGTTCAAGCCGGCGGTGGCAGTGCTTGACAGCCATAATCAAATCAAGCAGATGCTGTCTTACGAGCCGGCTTCGACAACACTGGATTAA
- a CDS encoding aminoglycoside 6-adenylyltransferase, with amino-acid sequence MRTPEAMMALIMETAEGDERVRAAALSGSRAAAQSSSPDLFSDFDIIYFVENMEQMIKDRAWLDVFGEILIMQTPEEMNLYRESSGESFAFLMLFRDGNRIDLTLKPADSRYEHWKQDGLTRCLLDKDNPASDFPAPTDTGYKTNVPEEGFFQQCCNEFWWVAVYVAKGWRRKKMLYAQAHLDIIRRMLIQMLQWRVVLEKKRPVNFGQEAKHLEKHLGDKSNKKLAATYAAGSYESVWGSLQTAMAMFERESAFVANQCRFELNEQEGSGVKQYIKKVGREQ; translated from the coding sequence GTGCGCACACCTGAAGCTATGATGGCGCTGATCATGGAGACTGCCGAGGGCGATGAACGTGTCCGGGCCGCAGCTCTAAGCGGCTCCCGTGCAGCGGCCCAAAGCAGCAGTCCTGATCTTTTCAGCGATTTTGATATTATTTATTTTGTGGAAAATATGGAGCAAATGATTAAGGACCGGGCCTGGCTGGACGTGTTTGGGGAGATTTTGATTATGCAGACGCCGGAGGAAATGAACTTATACCGGGAATCGTCGGGGGAGTCATTTGCTTTTCTGATGCTTTTTCGGGATGGTAATCGCATTGATTTAACCTTGAAGCCTGCAGACAGCAGGTATGAGCATTGGAAGCAGGACGGTTTGACCCGCTGTCTGCTGGATAAAGATAACCCAGCTTCTGACTTTCCTGCTCCCACAGACACAGGCTACAAAACAAATGTCCCGGAAGAAGGCTTCTTTCAGCAATGCTGTAATGAGTTTTGGTGGGTGGCTGTGTATGTGGCAAAAGGCTGGAGGCGCAAGAAAATGCTCTACGCCCAGGCCCATCTGGATATTATCCGCCGCATGCTGATACAAATGCTGCAGTGGAGGGTGGTACTCGAAAAAAAGAGACCAGTTAATTTCGGCCAGGAGGCGAAGCACCTGGAAAAACACCTTGGGGATAAAAGCAATAAAAAACTGGCAGCTACTTATGCGGCAGGCTCCTACGAAAGCGTTTGGGGCTCGCTGCAGACGGCGATGGCAATGTTTGAACGGGAATCTGCTTTTGTTGCGAATCAATGCAGGTTTGAGTTGAATGAACAGGAGGGGTCAGGGGTAAAACAATATATTAAAAAGGTCGGGCGCGAGCAGTAA